A part of Podarcis muralis chromosome 13, rPodMur119.hap1.1, whole genome shotgun sequence genomic DNA contains:
- the LOC114583100 gene encoding uncharacterized protein LOC114583100 isoform X3, producing MGVYKPQEIVHLILGSFYIVVLALIPSSDHFELNSALFVIGYVGQDVILPCQSSSGALPQNVEVQWKKTVDDNTENIYQFTAFTSQETFGQGYESRAVFATEGLDTGNVSLMLKMAKKSDEGSYSCIVKTKDWGAQTQTVLVVESSKGNSTSENYCSCTAFWVMFVFLLLALLALAVTVWAVIYKGAREKETLSRNEEQSAKEEKGEIKEEEEGLFPENRTLQEEKSFLFRTIKRKQKIAGGKRTTVLQENRKLQEEKEF from the exons ATGGGGGTCTATAAACCTCAAGAAATTGTCCATCTCATTCTTGGTTCTTTCTACATTGTAGTCCTGGCACTGATCCCTTCATCAG ACCATTTTGAACTGAACTCTGCCCTATTTGTCATTGGGTATGTGGGGCAAGATGTCATCTTGCCATGccagagctcttctggggctcTGCCACAAAACGTGGAAGTTCAGTGGAAAAAAACTGTAGATGACAACACGGAGAACATCTACCAGTTCACAGCTTTCACTAGCCAGGAAACATTTGGGCAAGGCTATGAGTCCAGGGCAGTGTTTGCCACAGAGGGACTGGACACTGGAAATGTTTCCTTGATGCTGAAAATGGCCAAAAAGTCTGATGAAGGAAGCTACAGCTGCATTGTCAAGACCAAAGACTGGGGTGCTCAGACCCAAACTGTTCTGGTTGTTGAATCTTCAAAAG gcAACAGTACCTCAGAGAATTATTGCTCCTGCACTGCCTTTTGGGTGATGTTTGTCTTTCTTCTTCTCGCTCTTCTCGCTCTTGCAGTCACTGTTTGGGCAGTCATATACAAAG GTGCCAGAGAAAAGGAAACTCTCTCACGGAATGAAGAGCAGagtgccaaagaagaaaaaggggaaataaaggaagaagaagaag GACTATTTCCAGAAAACAGAACATTGCAGGAAGAAAAAAG ttttctttttagaacgattaaaagaaaacagaaaattgCAGGAGGAAAAAG GACTACAGTATTACAAGAAAACAGAAAATTGCAGGAAGAAAAAG
- the LOC114583100 gene encoding uncharacterized protein LOC114583100 isoform X4: MGVYKPQEIVHLILGSFYIVVLALIPSSDHFELNSALFVIGYVGQDVILPCQSSSGALPQNVEVQWKKTVDDNTENIYQFTAFTSQETFGQGYESRAVFATEGLDTGNVSLMLKMAKKSDEGSYSCIVKTKDWGAQTQTVLVVESSKGNSTSENYCSCTAFWVMFVFLLLALLALAVTVWAVIYKGAREKETLSRNEEQSAKEEKGEIKEEEEGLFPENRTLQEEKRTIKRKQKIAGGKRTTVLQENRKLQEEKEF, translated from the exons ATGGGGGTCTATAAACCTCAAGAAATTGTCCATCTCATTCTTGGTTCTTTCTACATTGTAGTCCTGGCACTGATCCCTTCATCAG ACCATTTTGAACTGAACTCTGCCCTATTTGTCATTGGGTATGTGGGGCAAGATGTCATCTTGCCATGccagagctcttctggggctcTGCCACAAAACGTGGAAGTTCAGTGGAAAAAAACTGTAGATGACAACACGGAGAACATCTACCAGTTCACAGCTTTCACTAGCCAGGAAACATTTGGGCAAGGCTATGAGTCCAGGGCAGTGTTTGCCACAGAGGGACTGGACACTGGAAATGTTTCCTTGATGCTGAAAATGGCCAAAAAGTCTGATGAAGGAAGCTACAGCTGCATTGTCAAGACCAAAGACTGGGGTGCTCAGACCCAAACTGTTCTGGTTGTTGAATCTTCAAAAG gcAACAGTACCTCAGAGAATTATTGCTCCTGCACTGCCTTTTGGGTGATGTTTGTCTTTCTTCTTCTCGCTCTTCTCGCTCTTGCAGTCACTGTTTGGGCAGTCATATACAAAG GTGCCAGAGAAAAGGAAACTCTCTCACGGAATGAAGAGCAGagtgccaaagaagaaaaaggggaaataaaggaagaagaagaag GACTATTTCCAGAAAACAGAACATTGCAGGAAGAAAAAAG aacgattaaaagaaaacagaaaattgCAGGAGGAAAAAG GACTACAGTATTACAAGAAAACAGAAAATTGCAGGAAGAAAAAG